CAGCCATTTGTTATAGTAATTAAGTTCAAAGCCCTTCAGAATTAAACTGTTcttttttaactaattgttTCATGGTCTCCTGTTTTTCCCATGGGTAATGGCAGGAAGTGATGTATTGTAAAACCCTCATTCTCTGGCTGTCCCGCAACACTGTGATTAATCGCTTgctggtcccccctccccccagattgTCATAAAACCAAGTTCCCTGAGCAAGATGAAGACCATTTTCACGCAGGAGATCTTCACGGAGCAGGTATGCATCAGCAGTGGAGCATCAGCATTTTTGAGGGAAGCCATTTTTTTGAGTGTGTCACCCCAGCTAGGCTGAAGTGGCCTTAGAAAATAGTGAGAGTTAGTTTGGCCGGGAGGGGGGTGGATCTGGGCCCTGGATACCACGGTAACCATAGTACCGATTTCTGTAAGCCAGTCAAACTCCTGGTTTAAAACCTTGAGCTCCACAGAAAAGCCCTTGGGTCCATGACTTTTTACCTTGATGCAGGCCCTCCCTCTGCTTTTAGAGTCCTTAATTAATTGCTATGAAGGGCTTGTTTGCGGCCTGACCCCACTGCGGAGGTCCGACTCCCCATGCGGTCCCCTGATCCCTCTTTTGGCAGGGTCTCTCCTCTCCTGATGGAGATGGTTACAGATGGTAGACGGCAGCTTTTCCGAAGCGTGTTACTTCCTCTACCCACAGTGTGATGCTTGAATGTGCCTGTCAGCTTGCCCATTGGTCTTCAGTTGTGCCTTCAATGTGTTGCCTCCTCCCAAAGTCACTTCTGTCCTTCTTTCTTGCActctctctcctcccctccTGCCTTTCTGAAGCGATTCATGTTGGCGTCTCAGGAGCTGAATTTTATCTCAAACAAGAACAGCGGGGGTGGGGGAAGTGTGACGCGTGTGCGGGCGGTGTCTAGCATGCTCAGCTAAAGGAGAAACACTTTCCCTGTGTTCGTTTTTGAAAAACTCAGAATAGCCCCATGTGTGGGGCAGTAGCCCAGTAGGCAGCCAGCCTAGCAAGACCGAAATGTGTGCATGGTCGCGACGACTGGCTGCCCCATAACAGTAATTGTGGTTCGGCGATGCAGGTGGTCACAGCCCATGCCGTGAGAGTCGCTGTCACCAACAACCTGAGCGCCAACATCACCGGCTTCCTCCCTATTCACTGCATCTACCAACTGCTCAAGAGCAGGGCCTTCACCAAACACAAGGTCTCCATCAAGGTAGGCTGCCCGATGTCCACATTTGGGTGAGGAGAGCTTGAGGGTGCTGCAGTGGGCTTTGGGCCATTTGGGCCATTTGAGCCATGACCTGTCTTCACCCGCAGGACTGGATATTTAGACAGCTGTGCGAGACGTCCACACCGCTCCACACGCAGCTTCTGCCCCTAATCGACGTGTATATCAACTCCATCCTCACACCGGCCTCCAAGGCCAATCCCGAGGCCAccaaccagccaatcacagagcaGGAGATCCTGAGCGTCTTCCAGGGCCTGACCGGGGTTTGTGCCCCTGCACCTCCCCCATAGCTGCTGTGCCTGCCTTACCCTCACTAAGGGTGTTAATGTCATCTGACATACAAAAGCACTACTAAAGCCATCCTCTTTCCTTGTGTACTTGTTTTTGAGTCATGCATGTAgtaactgctgcctgggaaatTTATATTTTCCTTTAAATTATGTCCTCCTTTAATTCAGTGAAGTGCTTAGCCTGATATTTAGCAGATTGATTTATCCATAGCGCTTTCAGCATTGCTAGTGTTTGGCACGGCCGCTTAAGGCCATGAACACTCTAAGACTGGGTTCCCCAATTCTGGTCCTAGAGGGCCAGTCTGCATCACAGTTTATCGTTACCCTATTCAATTCTGGCtcttgattccaaatccaggtcttgtatttagttctcccaggtagtcagtttaataattacctattttgattggccagaggtttcatacctggctcacaggtaaagaaaATCATTAAAGAGGGTTTGAAAATCAGCAGTCCTCGGCCATTAtggaccgtgatttgaatagccctggtttacagatttccctgctcaattGCACCTTATTCAGCTTACCTGGTAATTGCCAGGTTTATTAGGTGTGTTTGACCAAGGAAATCTGCAAAATGATGGCCCTCCAGAACCGGAATTAGGGAACCCTGCTGAGTttgaaggtgtgagtgttgtGAAGCATTTAGGGATCCTTAGAGCTGGCAGATATCATTATCCTTTAAACATCCAACTTTCCCACTGCCTGACAGGGGGACAGCGGCCGCACCCGTTCCCGCTACAGCATCACCACTCAGCTGCTGATCCTCTACTACATCCTGTCCTACGAGGAGTCCCTGCTGGCCAGCACAAAGGCCCTGGGTGTGTAACCCTCCTCTCTTCTTCCCCCCTTCGAGCTGATGCTTACAGTCGATTCCAGTCAGAGATGGTATCTGGCCTGTGCAGAAAGACCACCTTTGTCATTTGTTGTTAACCTTAATGGACGTCTTTAGCTCCTGGCCCATACAACCTGCTCCGTTTTCATGGCCCAGTGGTGCCTGCTTTGTCACTCGTTTCCAGGCCTTTGGGTGAGATTTTGGTGTCGGCCACTCGTCACCTGGCCGAGGGCCAGCGTTCGAGGACCACCTGAGGGTCAATGagtccaaccattaaaaaaccACACTTGTTTGATGAATAACACGCTGGCGGTTTCTCACACTAATGGTTCTCGTCCGTGTCATACCACAGAAACCACCATCTGTCATCAGGTAGATGCTGGAAGGACTGGTCTCTCTGAATAAAGCGTTACAGCTGGGCAAGGGAGTAGCGGAATGGGGAGAGTCGAGCTCTTGATCGAGACCTGGTTGTCTTCATTCTAAGGCCTTCCTCTCCCTCCAGCCCTGATGCAGAAGAAACCCAAATCGTACTCTGCCACTCTCATGGACCAGATCCCCATCAAGTACCTGATCCGGCAGGCCCAggggctgcagcaggagctggCCGGTGAGTCCCATCCCATAGCTTCTCCTGTCTTGAAGGGTGCTGCTTGGTTCAAATCCTCTTCCCGATGGAGTGTAACCATTAGTGGTGATTTTGCCCTGCATCCTGTCATGCACTCATTCTGCTCTAATACCCAAATTGTCCTGATTTTTACCATAATGTTTCAGTGGCCAAGCATCATTTATAATACTCCCATTTCTCTGCTAATTGCACTCCGTGATCAGGTGGCTGAAGTACTCTTACCCGTCTTAAGTCCAGTGCGTGTATCCGTGGGTCCTCCCTGTGGCACTGCACCGTCTTCTCTGTTATCATTGAAGTTTTACCCAGTGTTGGTTAAAGGGGCACAGCATATTCTGGAAGCCATTCCTAGTGTTCGAGGACCATCGGTGGATCAAAGAGTCCAGCCTATAAAGGCCCCGCTTGTTTGATGAATAATGCACTGGTTTCTCACAATAATGGTTATCGTTTGCATTGTACTAGAAATTGCCCCTACCCTCTCAGGACAATGGAGCTTGTTGTTTTATTACGCCGCCTCTCAGTCTGAAAGGCTTGACTGGTGTACACTGTACAGATGGATGGGCCTGTTGTTCCTGTCCTGCTGCAAAGTATTGTGGGACATCAGATTAAAGGGCCCACCCCATGTCATTGTTCTCCATGCCTCATCACTGCCCCTGCATCACAACTCCTCTCCAGGGCTGCACTCTGCTCTGCTGCGCCTCCTGGCGACAAACTACCCCCACCTGTGCATGGTGGAGGACTGGATTTGCGAGGAGGAGATCACAGGCACGCTGCCCCTACTGCGCAGGATGCTCCTCACCAGCCCCACCTGCAAGTACTCCCAGCAGCACCTGCAAGAGGGTGAGTGTAGCCATGTGGCGCCTAGCCGCTATCGAAGGCATGCCTGGCCTCCTCTGGGTTCTTTTTTCATGCTTGCAAAGAGTCATTGATTAATGTGACAGCCGTTTGAGTGTGACTTCATTTATCGCTGCAAGACAGGGTTTCGTTTAACAGAATAACCTTGAGGCAGAAGCTCCCCCTAGGGGCTGCTTCCTAGAAGTGCATCGACTTGTTGCCATTGTGGTTGGTGATGCTCTGTTGTGACCCATGCGGCGCAGAAGCTGAGATGAGTTTTGTCAAATGCTGAATTCAGCCAAATAACACGCGTGCTCATAGCTACACCAGCAGCTGGAGGACTGTGTGGACTCGGATACTAtgtgtacatgtttacttgttgCAAAGAAGATTATCATTAAATCCTGCTTCCAGGCCTCAGAATTATGTGTTGCCCCACCTTAAGCTCTACCGGCTATTGCTCACCACCGTGACACTTCCTCCCCCAGCCTTTCAAGGGCCCTCCTCCAGCAGCCCTAGGCTGATGCAGATTCTCCAACACTTGACGCTGCTGTCGGCCAGCGACCTAATCCCATACGCGGAGGAGCTGACTGCCAACATGAGTCTACTGCTGGGTGATGGCGTTCCCCGCAGGATCCTGCAGACCGTCAACCACCTCTGGATGGTGCTCAACACTGTCATGCCCAGGAGGTCTGTGCCCTCTGGTCTTCAGTGAGACCAAAGCTACCTGCTTCCAGTAACTGTCCAGAAGTCGTCGGCACCATATGGGGGGGTTCTGGAACATTCTCTGGGAATGTGGACATGCTACTTCTGGTGCTGTGGGTGCAGATCATCCTTTCAAACAGTTCGGTGCAGACAGTTATTGATCGGGCTGGACTGTGAATGTTGGGGGAGGGTTAGAGGGTGGAATCAATAGGCCGGATCTTAACAAGCCTGCACAGGTAGCTGCTGTCGGGTGGAGGTAAAACACTTCGATATTGAGTGTGGTTGGGACCTTTTGACAGATGAGAGCATAATAAGGCTGCAGATGTTGCCAAAATGTCATTATTGTCAAGTCGTCATCGACTCGGCACTGAACAGGAGGGCCCTTTCTAAGACTCTGATTGGCTGGACGTCAGCTCCATTTCCCATGCGTGTTCAGAATGTCACTTAACGGGCATCCGCCGGTCCCTGCAGGCTCTGGGTCATGACCGTGAATGCACTGCAGCCTTGCGCCAAGCTCCCACGCCTGCAGAGGTACACTCAGAATGACCTGATGATCGATCCACTCATCGTGCTTCGCTGTGACAGGGGAGTCTACAGGTGAGGGGACGAGTGTCCATGCGGCTTAGATGTTTGGGGCTCCTGCAGGTTGGTGACCGTGTGTTACTTGCTTGAGGCTATCACTGACGAAGCACTGACCACGTCATAGTTGCGTGCCGGCTTCTCCGCCAGCTCTCACCTGCACCTACTGTCCCCTCCCAGGTGCCCTCCACTGATGGACATCACTCTGCACATGCTCAATGGCTACCTTCTGGCCTCCAAGGCCTACTTGAACGCCCATCTGAAGGAGACGGCCGATCTGGACCGGCAGACCCAGACCATCTCGAACCCAGGGCTGGCCGGTCCTCCAGATGCACCTGAGGTCACCCGGGAGGAGCTGAAGAACGCCCTACTAGCAGCACAGGTGCCCTGCCCCCTCCACCCTGACGATTTCTTGTTTTGCACGTGTACTTCCATAACTTGGTTTGTGTTCCgtattatattttctgtttcaagTGACAAAGTGATGTTTTATCAGCCCTGAAGTCTGATCTGTGTACAGCCAAAAGGTTCTCTACAGACAGCCTTCATATAAATTGTTCCTGCCCAACTGCCGTCTAAATAATTAATTGGCTGGCAGGGGGGGAGGCCCTCGCGGGTGTGGTTTAAATCCGCTTGTCGGAGGAAGGAGCCATGTGGGCTTGACCTGGATCCCTCACCAGCATGTCAGTTTCTTTCCTATCTGCTGTGGGGGGGCTGTAAATCCCCCTCATTGAGGCCAGGCCGGTTACTAGGGGTGGAGCCTCCCTCTCACCCTACTCCATATGTTCTGCCTCTGTCCCAGGACAGCGCAGCTGTGCAGATCCTGCTGGAGGTGTGTCTGCCCACCTGCGAGGAGCAAGCGCAGGCAGGTGGGGACGACAGCCTACTGTGGGGCTTCCGGCACAACTCTACGCAGGTGAAGAGCGAGGAGGGCGATGACGACGTGGAGCTGAGGGCGCCCCCCACTGTGGGGGAGGAGTCAGAACGGGGCCTGCTGAGCGATCTGCGTGAGGTGCAGTGCCTCATCTGTTCTCTGCTGCATCAGATGTTCATTGCTGACCCCAACATCGCCAAGTTGGTGCACTTTCAGGTAACAGCCTCTAGGGGAAGTGGTGGAAAGTATAGTTATTAACTGGCAGAATACACACAGTAAATCAGTACGAGGTTTTAAATGACCATTTTGAAGCAGTTAACGTTGTGGGTTAGGGACTTGCTGAATTATATAGTGGGAAGGGAACTGAATCTCCATAGCATTAACTAATGGATAATGTACTCAAGCGTGCCTGTCCCTCCCCTTCCTAGGGATACCCCCAGGCGTTGCTCCCTTTGACAGTGGCAGGGGTTCCCTCCATGCATATCTGCTTGGACTTCATCCCCGAGCTGCTGGCCCAGCCACAGCTGGAGAAACAGGTACGTAAACATGTGTTCATGCTCTCATGCTCACCTGTACGGTTGCACTCCGCTCATGTGAGTACAGCCTGTTGGCTGATGGGTGATGTTCTTCCACAGATATTTGccatccagctcctgtcccaccTATGCACCCAATATGCCCTACCCAAGTCTCTCAGCGTGGCGCGCCTGGCCATCAGTGTCATGGGCACGCTGCTCACAGGTGATGCCTCTTTTTCTCTGAAGTTGGTGATGTGCTGCCCTCTTGTGGTCTGTTTGTGTCATTGCATTCCTGCTTCCATTTTCACTTCCATTGCCAGTAGTACAGAGGAAGGACTACAGTTCAGAGTTGTGGTTAGTTCAtgcaaattatttaaatattattgtttattgtttACAGACTTTTAAGTGTGCTGGCAACTAACTTTGACCTGGAGGTTATGTGGGGACTGTTCAGTATCCACAGGCTTTTGTTGGTTTAGTACATGTGCCGGTCTCTCCCCCAGTTCTGACCCAGGCAAAGAGGTACTCGTTCTTCATGCCAACCCTGCCCTGCCTAGTGGCCTTCTGCAAAGCCTTCCCCCCGCTGTATGATGATGTCGCTGCCCTTCTGGTCCAGGTGGGGCAGGTTTGTGCCTCCGAGGTGGCCACCCGGGCCCGGGACGTGGACCCGCTCATCACCAGTAAGTGAGAGCATAGCCTATATGGGACATTTCCCAGAGCCCCCTGTACTTCCTCTCCAGTCCAGTCTCACCTGCCTCACCCACAGGGTGAATGTGCAAGGCCTCCTCTCTCTGATAGCTTTTCTGTGATGAGAGGTGAGAGCTATTATGTCATAAGGAATATTATTGGGGGTTAAAAAAAATTCTGGAAGGTCAGTGTTTGGAATGAGGATCAGTGTAGAAATGGGAGGATTCTTTTTACTTAATGCTGTGACTTTACGGCTCTCAAGGTGAAAACAttccccagtttcctctctgatttTCTGTGTATTCTGACACTTAGCAACAACATTATGTGCTATAAAGAGTAGATTCTCAATTATGAAAAGTTGAGCAGAAGTTCCAGCGCTTCCACTAGCATTGAGACATTGACAGTGAGTGTACTAGTCAGCCGGGGAAAGCACACTTGGCTTTTATTCGGCATATATGAACGTGCCGTCTGTATAGTGCCTGGAGCACCTGCCTGTGCATCCATGTGGTTAAATATCGGCCAAGTCTGGGATGAGAGTCCACCGCTTCTGTTTGTCCGGACGGGGGTATAACACCTAATGCAAGAACTAGGGTGAGAGGAAGGTTATGGGATATTTAAGGATAAATCGCAATTAAATGAGAGGAAGATTACTATATTGCCAATTCTAGTAAACAGTCTCTGCAGTGTAAAATGACCACTGTTCTCATGAAACTGGGAGTTTTATGTAAATCTGTAAGAAAGTTGGTAGTTACATCTGTCTGTCAATGACGAGCTACAATTTCACAGAGATTACTGTTGTGCCTGTGCAGGTGGTGAATGGCTGTAATGTTCATTTAAAATACCATTAAGAGATGCAGTGCAGTTAAAAATTTGGTAAATTTCTGAACCCTCTGTAGAATATGCAAATTCTTTATTAGATTCTCACAAACCAGCCTGGGTTCATGCTAATGGAAGGAGATTGCAGAGATTGGGAAGTCCGGAAGGCCGGACGGgtgtatatatactgtaaacACGTAATGTAAATCAGACAGAGTATCTAAACCTGCACATTTGATGTACAATAGCACTGCTTAGCTGTGGATGGAAACATGCTTGGCAGGGTGTTGCTGCTATGTTGCTAGGATTTTGCCATGGTGACTTGGCCCGCCCCAGCATGTGAGCCCTGCCTCCCCCTCTCCCAGGGCTCCAGTACCTGAAAGAGCAGCCGACGGCAGTGGTGGCAGCCTGCAAGCCGAGGGGCCCAGAGGAACCACAGTGCAACGACCCAGCCGTGCAGCTCTGCTATCGCATCGAGGCCACCTTCGTGGACATCATCAGCTCCACCCTGCATGGGGAGTGAGCTTCCCCCCTGTGTCTGGAGGTGGCCAGTGGGCCTGGACACCATCACTGGGGCTGTGGGTATAGTTCCACAGAAAGGAACTTTCTGCCAGGAAGACTGCTCTCTCTCCTCACATCGTGTCTTGCCTTTTTGTTTGACAGCCTCAATGGGTTTGCTACTGGTCACTTGAGAGCCATGATATTTCAGCAGGTATCTGCAGAAACGTCTTTTAACATGGCCCTGTATTTGTGAGAGTCTGCTAACGGGATGTACTACCGTGAAGCGCGTATACCTCGGGGGCTAACACAGCTCTTTAAAAATGAACTGCCATGCATTTGTAGACCACACATCATTTTCTGTTTTCCCCCACTGCCTTCTGTAAATATTTGATATTATGGGTGTTTTATAATTCAAGAATCTCTTGCCATATTTTTAAGTGCTGAGACGCCGGAGGCTCCAACCCTGGGTGCTGAAGATGGGATCAGCCTGTTTGGCCGACCTCCCCGCAAACACATGTTTTTATATATTCAGTTAGCGTCAACATTTTTGTgagtaaaaattattttgagtgATGGGCAGTGTCCTGTGTCCATTGTGTTGCCGTTAAAAATCACCTTTCGCTTGGACGTCTGTGCTGTTGTACCCAAACTCTCGGTGCAGCCTCATCCTAGCGGCAGTGTGACGCAGGCGCTCTGTAGTGCCAAGATTCGCCAAGCTCCCTGTTCGGTTGTGGTATCTCCGGCCCAGCATTCGGTTTTCAGGATTGCTGCTCTTTGAAGACCCACAGTTCATGCCCACGACGCCCAGGCCATAGAGAGCATCGTTTTGCTCTCACGTTTCTCCCGAGGGCCAAACACAGGCTTCCTGCCTGATCTTTACCCTCTGACTAACCCTGGGGATTATATACTGAATGGCTTTTATGTTTTGCTTAATACGTATTTGTGTAGCActaatatgtatttattttttccatgtaaaaaaaaaacaccactagAATAGCAGTTTTGTTTCTGTTGTAATAATCTTTCAAAGGTCCCACATGAGCTCGGCTTCTGAGCTCGGCTTGCAAATTTAGAAGTCTGACCCCATTAGACAGGAATCTTGCCTTTTTAAAAGGGCTTCTTGATGGCTCACAATGTAAATACCGAACTTATCTTAGTGGGCAACACGGCCTAAAAGCTCTGAGTTTTCAGACTAATTCCCCCGCTTGTGTTTATTCCAGGCAGTTTGTTGTAGAAAACTGTAATAAATAAAACGAGAAAAATATGACTTTTTGACGTGCAGCAGTACACACAGGCAAGTGTCTTCTGGGCCTTGGAAAGTTGCTTTAAGTGATCTCTGCTGAGTCGGGAGAATCTAACTGTAATATAATTGTGAGCTTGATTATTGGTTTAATTTATATGGCTTGTGTTACCTTTTGCCTTATTGATTAGTCATTAATCTTTGCTTAAATGAATCCGGTTGGTTTCCATTGGTGCTGAGGCTGGATTGGACCCAAGTCATCAGGGGCATGGGGTGAGACTCTTCAGAAGCACCTGGTTGATGGTAATGAGCCCCAGGGGTGTTTGTGTACAGCTTCTGCATAATCAAGCTTTGTCATTTTATCCATGATCCCTTGGTGAGTTTTTCAAGCAAGGTGGATGGTCCCACTGCAGATTCAAGGAGACCTGGAAAAACAGACAGTCATTGAGCATGAGCTCCCCTTGCTGGTGGTCAGGCTGTAGCTGATGTAGCGACAGCAGACTGCGGGTTGCGGCCTGCTCAGATTAGCAGCTCGCTCCCTCTCCCTACCCCCGAAAACCTCAGTGCAGCCGGTGTCACACAGAGTCTGAGATTTCATTCCCCAATGCCTGTGTGATGGCACCCCCTAGTGGTTGGATATGCATAGGCACCTTCACTGCATTTAttctatttgcatttaaaaacctTAGTATTTAAGCAAGTGGAAGTATCTATTTGGCTTTGAGAAAGCAGTTCAGCCAGTCCTTGAAGCAATTGCAGTTGAGGGCCTTACTTAGGGGTCCAATGGTGGATTCACCTTGCcccccctgggatttgaactggtgaccattcacaggtacagcatcctaacctactGAGCCTCTCTATATTTCACTTAATGCACAGTAATATCCAGTGGTCTGTTTCTGTACATCTTTGGCACTTCTCTGAAGCTCGTGTCAGGCCAGGACATACCCTCTGTAGCTGGCCTCTCCACACCAGGGATGTATCCCATATCTGGTGTGCAGACCCACACCTGCTACCTGGAGCCCCTTTTCATGGCTACTCTTGGCTACTATTGGAGGTGCTGTGACCTACAGCAAGGTTATAATGTCAGCCTGTAAATCACTGGAAGTGGGCCCTTTTGCCGAGAAAAACCTGATTGCAATCGAACGTACAATCACCACTTTCtgccttatttaaaaaaaataaataaaatgagcaTGATGACAAGAGCTCCTTGATTAAAAATTACCAAGGAAATGCCTTGAATCGGCTGAATGAATGATGCTGATTGAAGCTCGGAGTGCACTGCAGAGCAGCTTAAATGTCTGCTGTTTGTCTTCTTGAAGACCACTTTCGTTTACACCCTAATAACCACCCCTCAGCCGTAGCTGTGGTCCTTTTGAGTCTGTTTTACTTGAGGCCACAAGGGGGCACTGTGGTAACGTGGAAGAATTCACGCATTTACAACTCGCTGGAGTGCCTCGAATGCCGGTGGTTTCTGGGCCATTGCTTATCCGGTTGTTTGAGTGTTTGTAGATGTTGTAGATGCTAATATCACctgaacatttttatttaattagctTGACCTGCAGGCTTTAGATCAcaggctggagaacatttagTGAGGTGTCCTCATTTATCTGAGTAGCTCATCTGCCTAACTGGAGACCTGGTGCCCTCGAGAGAATTGTCACTCTATGTAACACCCCCTAGGCCGTGGGTCTGAAATGATCTGCACTGTTGCCCCAGGTCATCTGGTAGTTTCTACCTTGAGTGAGGCGGTAAGATCAGTGGTACCCGTCCCCCACTCACGTATGGGGTATATGTTAAACGAGTTACCCCCCTGTTCCCCTGCTACAAGCAACAGACCTTCAACTTCAAAACAAGTAAGGAACTAAACATCCACCAGAAGACTGTTAACCCACTCACACCCCGGGCAAAGACTCAAAATCTTGTACTTAACCTCTGGGGGGACACTGtggtcccctcccccacccggaGCATTTAGTTGGGTTGACATGAACCCGGTGTGTTAGCAATTCATACCAGTCTAAGGCGCCACTAAGAACtccccttctcccccccccatgaatGCAGATTTAAGCTGAACAAATCCCGGCTGTGTTGCGCAGATAGGCCGTGCCGCTCCATAGCCCACTGATGTTGCACAGGGCGCCTCAGGCAAACAGGAAGAGATCACATAACTGCTTTGCCTCCCTGAAGGCTGAGGCGCACATCTCACACACCCCCTTGCCTCCCTACCCCCACCCCTTCTCATGCAGGTGGGGGAGCAGGACAGGCAGAAGATGGTGGAGTTCATCTGCGTCTTTATCTGGTTCTTCTTCTTGTATGCAAAGTGTGCTTTGACTCTTTATCTGGTGCACACAGTTATTGGGTTAGAGAGGCGCATCTTGGGTCCATTACAGCTTGGAATTCTGGCCGAGGTTCTTTTACCAATATATACGATATGCTGTAAAGGGTCCAGGTTTGCATTGCTCATCCTGATGCCTCATTCCAACCATTACGTCTGGTATCCACGGAAACAATCCTCTGAAAacacaatataaaaaaaatatgcttTCATGTGCTAATTGACATATGTGATGCATTTAGTCTTGGCAGGTGGAGTAATCTCTAAGGGTTCAGGTGAGTGATGGCCGCTCTGCATGTAGCCAGAGTCGTTAAATCCTCCGATCCGTTGGTCTGGGTGCGTAAACATCATGTTTGGAGAATCCTGTTGGCGAAAAAGCTGGGGGTGCTGTAGGAAAGCCGGCTGCAGAAAAGCCCAGAAGCATTTTGTAATCGATCAGATGAACATGGGGAATAATAAGAGCTAATCGAACCTCGGAAAAGCTTTTTGCGTAAGAGAGCAGAGATTGCGGTTTGtggttattgaaatatttaaatatttccctACAAATTGTTTCATCAGTACGTCGACGTGGATCACTCAAGCAATTTACAGAGAATCAATTTAagttttattactttttaaaatttgcTTCTCAGGTTAAATGTCCATGCACCGTGTTGAGGTGTTTTACAGGATAGGGCGGTTGCAGGGCATTACATCATGGCCTGTGAAACTCTGCCTTCCAAAGGGGGCGACCTTTCCATTATGGCCCAGAATGAGGAACACGTATCCTTCTGAGGACTGATCATCGAACTCGTTGATGATGCTCCCTCTTCACCATTATGTACAAGAGAAATCTGCCTATTTGTTAATATTTGATACGGTATCTTCcaggagagaaagagagcgagaggatACCTGCTAAAGgtttaattatattaatgtCCACTAATGATGATCATTCCTCATTCTGATCCTTGGAAAAATGAAGGCAGTTGGTTGGGGCCTAAGGGGTTCGAACCTCTGTGTATCATGGTGCTAGTAAGTGCTGCTGCACTAGGGGGCTTTGCAGTCACAAAGCACACAGCACACCCTGCAGGATAggtaaaaagaaaatgacattGTTGGGGGACAGTTTTGTTGATGTACAGTGAGTCACGGAGCCTCTCTGCAAAGCCTCCACGCTCTCCGCTGCCCTGATCCGGTCTCGTCGTTCTGTGGCATGGTGCATCATTTCCACTTATCCCAAGTGTCTGGGACAGCATTTCCATTTGCCTTAGGGATGATGGGGGTCACCAGCACACTTGATTTTAGACTGCCACTGCCACTTGTGACCATGGTGAAGCTCTTCTAAAACCATGCTATAAATGTCATGTGGCAGATTAGCGACAG
This genomic stretch from Brienomyrus brachyistius isolate T26 chromosome 6, BBRACH_0.4, whole genome shotgun sequence harbors:
- the ints2 gene encoding integrator complex subunit 2, which encodes MSDSAGLQHVSPYAFEAMQKVDVARLAALSDPELRLLLPCLVRMALCAPADQSQSWAQDKKLILRLLSGVEAVNSIVALLSVDFHALEQDARKEQQLRHKAGGSNGESVLVSQLQHGLTLEFEHSDPLRRLRLALSELLAIMNKVTDSNGEFFLKSSELFESPVYLEEVADVLCILQAELPSLLPIVEVAEALLHVRNGDWFLCLLVANVPDSFSEVCRGLIKNGERQDEESTGGRRRTEALRQLCQMNPSQSLNVRAMVVEECHLPGLGVALTLDYKPDSADDAVSPLVSFVSGLLLGTSGKVRTWFGMFIRNGQQRKRESSSVLWQMRRQLLLELVAILPRSRSARLPDDGDSEGGGSSSGYSGLREEHVVKASALLRLYCALMGIAGLRPTDEEAEQLLQLMTSRPPATPAGVRFVSLSFCMLLAFPTLVSTPEQEQLMVMWLSWMIKEEEYFESAAGVSASFGEMLLLVAMYFHSNQLSAIIELVCSTLGMKIVIKPSSLSKMKTIFTQEIFTEQVVTAHAVRVAVTNNLSANITGFLPIHCIYQLLKSRAFTKHKVSIKDWIFRQLCETSTPLHTQLLPLIDVYINSILTPASKANPEATNQPITEQEILSVFQGLTGGDSGRTRSRYSITTQLLILYYILSYEESLLASTKALALMQKKPKSYSATLMDQIPIKYLIRQAQGLQQELAGLHSALLRLLATNYPHLCMVEDWICEEEITGTLPLLRRMLLTSPTCKYSQQHLQEAFQGPSSSSPRLMQILQHLTLLSASDLIPYAEELTANMSLLLGDGVPRRILQTVNHLWMVLNTVMPRRLWVMTVNALQPCAKLPRLQRYTQNDLMIDPLIVLRCDRGVYRCPPLMDITLHMLNGYLLASKAYLNAHLKETADLDRQTQTISNPGLAGPPDAPEVTREELKNALLAAQDSAAVQILLEVCLPTCEEQAQAGGDDSLLWGFRHNSTQVKSEEGDDDVELRAPPTVGEESERGLLSDLREVQCLICSLLHQMFIADPNIAKLVHFQGYPQALLPLTVAGVPSMHICLDFIPELLAQPQLEKQIFAIQLLSHLCTQYALPKSLSVARLAISVMGTLLTVLTQAKRYSFFMPTLPCLVAFCKAFPPLYDDVAALLVQVGQVCASEVATRARDVDPLITRLQYLKEQPTAVVAACKPRGPEEPQCNDPAVQLCYRIEATFVDIISSTLHGE